Proteins encoded together in one Streptomyces umbrinus window:
- a CDS encoding PP2C family protein-serine/threonine phosphatase codes for MLDIPSRVRVHVETLLAAQNDMGVCDAIEQYAPVGKPDAMNAPHLPKVAGIDSTVPSPTHTVAPAPAAPGTSSTTSPHAPGAVLQDRLAGWVSDLTTLHELTERLARTAALPDALQELLRAGAALVGARRGLVVLEPGDGLGPDTTIGLGLARADLGHIETVPRSAMSYGKILDGLPGGEGEIAQPDLLSEDGLDPRHREVAARLGYAASYALPLSTEEAGRLGAAVWLYDEPAEPMERQRHLVGLYARYAAEHLARLVELDRTRACMATISEELLPSRLPRVSGVQLAARHRTGPRGGGDWYDALPLPDAALGLAVGSVTGSGPSAVAAMGRLRASLRAYAVMEGEDPVAVLSDLELLLRLTEPARSATALFAYCEPALRRITLAGAGHSPPLVISERRTEYVETSLSAPLGMLACWEAPSVEFQAEAGETVLLYTDGLLHRTGDPMDRAFSRLHAAAASVPRALRTDPGAVADHVLRSVLPDGLDVADSDEDVVLLAACFE; via the coding sequence ATGCTGGACATCCCCTCACGAGTGCGTGTACATGTGGAGACACTGCTAGCGGCGCAGAATGACATGGGGGTTTGCGATGCTATTGAGCAATACGCACCGGTCGGAAAGCCGGACGCCATGAACGCCCCTCACCTCCCGAAAGTGGCCGGAATCGATTCAACGGTTCCATCGCCCACACACACTGTCGCGCCCGCGCCTGCCGCCCCGGGTACCTCTTCGACCACTTCTCCACACGCCCCCGGGGCCGTTCTTCAGGACAGACTCGCAGGTTGGGTCTCTGATCTCACCACTCTGCACGAACTGACCGAGCGCCTGGCGCGCACCGCCGCACTGCCGGACGCGCTGCAGGAGCTGCTGCGCGCCGGAGCCGCCCTCGTGGGCGCCCGGCGCGGTCTCGTGGTCCTGGAACCGGGCGACGGACTCGGCCCCGACACCACGATCGGCCTGGGTCTCGCCCGCGCCGATCTCGGCCACATCGAGACCGTCCCGCGCAGCGCCATGTCGTACGGCAAGATCCTCGACGGTCTTCCCGGGGGCGAGGGCGAGATCGCCCAGCCCGACCTCCTCTCCGAGGACGGCCTCGACCCCCGCCACCGCGAGGTCGCCGCCCGCCTCGGCTACGCCGCGAGCTACGCGCTCCCGCTGTCCACGGAGGAGGCGGGCCGACTGGGCGCAGCCGTGTGGCTGTACGACGAGCCCGCCGAGCCCATGGAGCGCCAGCGGCACCTGGTGGGCCTGTACGCGCGCTACGCGGCCGAGCACCTGGCCCGGCTGGTGGAACTGGACCGCACGCGCGCGTGCATGGCGACCATCTCCGAGGAGCTGCTCCCCTCGCGGCTGCCCCGGGTCTCCGGCGTCCAGCTCGCCGCCCGGCACCGCACGGGACCACGCGGCGGCGGCGACTGGTACGACGCACTGCCGCTGCCCGACGCCGCGCTCGGCCTCGCGGTCGGGTCGGTCACCGGGTCGGGGCCCAGCGCGGTCGCCGCGATGGGCCGGCTGAGGGCCTCCCTGAGGGCGTACGCGGTGATGGAGGGCGAGGACCCGGTCGCCGTCCTGTCCGACCTCGAACTGCTGCTGCGGCTGACCGAGCCCGCCCGTTCCGCCACCGCCCTGTTCGCGTACTGCGAGCCCGCGCTGCGCAGGATCACGCTCGCCGGGGCCGGGCACAGCCCGCCGCTGGTGATCAGCGAGCGGCGCACGGAGTACGTGGAGACGTCCCTGTCGGCGCCCCTGGGGATGCTCGCCTGCTGGGAGGCGCCGAGCGTGGAGTTCCAGGCCGAGGCCGGAGAGACGGTTCTGCTCTACACGGACGGGCTGCTGCACCGCACCGGCGACCCCATGGACCGTGCCTTCTCGCGGCTGCACGCGGCCGCCGCGTCCGTGCCCAGGGCGCTGCGCACCGACCCGGGCGCGGTCGCCGATCACGTCCTTCGGAGTGTGCTGCCGGACGGACTCGACGTCGCCGACAGCGACGAGGACGTGGTGCTCCTGGCGGCATGCTTCGAGTGA
- a CDS encoding aminopeptidase P family protein gives MSEALNPETPEAVLDDDADQADEEKPLKQRKNGLYPGVSDELAESMKSGWADTELHGLEPIPQAAYTAARRAALSARFPGERLVIPAGNLKTRSNDTEYPFRASVEYAYLTGNLTEDGVLVLEPTSGGHKATIYLLPRSDRENGEFWLSGQGELWVGRRHSLAEAEQLHGIPASDVRELADALRESTGPVRVVRGYDVGVEAALTDKVTAERDEELRVFLSEARLVKDEFEAGELQKAVDSTVRGFEDVVKVLDKAEATSERYIEGTFFLRARVEGNDVGYGSICAAGPHACTLHWVRNDGPVRSGDLLLLDAGVETHTLYTADVTRTLPINGTYSEIQKKIYDAVYEAQEAGIAAVQPGGKYRDFHDASQRVLAQKLVEWGLVEGPVERVLELGLQRRWTLHGTGHMLGMDVHDCAAARTETYVDGTLEPGMCLTVEPGLYFQADDLTVPEEYRGIGVRIEDDILVTEDGNRNLSAGLPRRSDEVEAWMASLKG, from the coding sequence GTGTCGGAGGCGCTCAACCCGGAGACCCCGGAAGCTGTGCTTGACGATGACGCCGACCAGGCGGATGAAGAGAAGCCGCTCAAGCAGCGCAAGAACGGCCTGTACCCGGGCGTGTCCGACGAGCTGGCCGAGAGCATGAAGTCCGGCTGGGCCGACACCGAGCTGCACGGCCTGGAGCCGATCCCGCAGGCCGCGTACACCGCCGCCCGCCGTGCCGCGCTCTCCGCGCGCTTCCCGGGCGAGCGCCTGGTGATCCCGGCGGGCAACCTGAAGACCCGCTCGAACGACACGGAGTACCCCTTCCGTGCCTCGGTCGAGTACGCGTACCTGACCGGCAACCTGACCGAGGACGGCGTCCTGGTCCTGGAGCCGACGTCGGGCGGCCACAAGGCCACGATCTACCTGCTGCCGCGCTCCGACCGCGAGAACGGCGAGTTCTGGCTCTCCGGCCAGGGCGAGCTGTGGGTCGGCCGCCGCCACTCCCTGGCCGAGGCCGAGCAGCTGCACGGCATCCCTGCCTCCGATGTCCGTGAGCTCGCCGACGCGCTGCGCGAGTCGACCGGCCCGGTGCGGGTCGTGCGCGGCTACGACGTCGGCGTCGAGGCGGCTCTCACCGACAAGGTGACCGCCGAGCGCGACGAGGAGCTGCGCGTCTTCCTCTCCGAGGCACGGCTGGTCAAGGACGAGTTCGAGGCCGGCGAGCTGCAGAAGGCCGTCGACTCGACGGTCCGCGGTTTCGAGGACGTGGTGAAGGTCCTCGACAAGGCGGAGGCCACGTCCGAGCGCTACATCGAGGGCACGTTCTTCCTGCGCGCGCGGGTCGAGGGCAACGACGTCGGGTACGGCTCCATCTGCGCCGCCGGGCCGCACGCGTGCACGCTGCACTGGGTGCGCAACGACGGCCCCGTGCGCTCGGGGGATCTGCTCCTGCTCGACGCGGGCGTGGAGACCCACACGCTCTACACCGCCGACGTCACGCGCACGCTGCCGATCAACGGCACGTACAGCGAGATCCAGAAGAAGATCTACGACGCCGTGTACGAGGCCCAGGAGGCCGGTATCGCGGCCGTGCAGCCGGGCGGCAAGTACCGCGACTTCCACGACGCCTCGCAGCGGGTGCTGGCCCAGAAGCTGGTCGAGTGGGGGCTCGTCGAGGGCCCCGTGGAGCGCGTTCTGGAGCTGGGGCTGCAGCGTCGCTGGACGCTGCACGGCACCGGTCACATGCTCGGCATGGACGTCCACGACTGCGCGGCCGCGCGGACGGAGACATACGTGGACGGCACGCTGGAGCCGGGCATGTGCCTGACCGTCGAGCCGGGCCTGTACTTCCAGGCGGACGACCTGACCGTGCCCGAGGAGTACCGGGGCATCGGCGTCCGCATCGAGGACGACATCCTCGTCACGGAGGATGGGAACCGGAACCTGTCCGCCGGGCTGCCTCGCCGGTCGGACGAGGTCGAGGCGTGGATGGCATCCCTCAAGGGCTGA